The following DNA comes from Acipenser ruthenus chromosome 58, fAciRut3.2 maternal haplotype, whole genome shotgun sequence.
TTTAAATTCATAAAATCCAGATTTGCAAACAGCTAAATCTTGattctcaatatatatatttttttaaaaataaagatttagcatttaaatgttgaaaacttGCTAAATATTAAGATTTATAAATGATATATGAATgtagacattaaaaaagaaatatatattttcacaaatttataaatctggaaaaaatacaacatttaagttaaatctgggaaaaaaaagacatgttcaaatattaatgttttttaatttaattttatttcttttaattttttacaCACGGCACCCCATAgctgtgggctgtgttgtggtgtgctGACCTTCATGAATAAAGTCAGCTGTTTGGTGAATGTGGTCTTGCTGTGGTCATCTGGCTTTTATTTTCGCTTGCTGTTGCATTATGTTCCAtactaacttatttatttatagaattgTATATTTGTCTAATATTAAGTTACACAATAAGAACAAATCCTCATGTTTTAGGGGTGGAATAGCCCCACATGGCAAGTGTCTTCAGTCTGTGTTGCAGGTCACAGAGGAATTCATATTACAAAGGTGCAGTAGATATCAAGAACCTTTCAAATAAGGCTTGATGTGTGATTTTAAATACTATTGGATTAATACATAATATAGTTTACTAAAGTGTGAGTGCTGTGGAAATTCAAATAAAAGGACTTTATATGCAATCTGAAATGACAAACTAAGTCCTGTCTCCTTTTTGTTAGCGAGAATGAACCAGCTTCACTCAAAGGAAGTTTCtgagatggaagcagctcacatcagcccagagcttcctattcgatgggttgtttctgcagacaggactgttgagatcaaggaggaagtgactgagctggggtgtgaccaggccaatgagcggatcctgcaggaggaaacgccaccttctagcatcactgagagaggtgagtgaaacTGGAATGCAGATCTATAGAGGGGGGGCTTTACTGAAAGAGGTGAAGAACGCCTGTGGAAGtgctgtgtgaaaaaaaaaaaaaaacagcttagctttttattgttaattgaaCATGGAGTCGCATGGCGTGTATTTCACTATCAGCACACATCTCCTGATATTGAGATGAAGCAGACCAGGGGCAATGAAATTCATTTTCTATCAATCATTTTTACTTAAAACATGGGAGGTTGGCAAGGGATACAGAAAGAACGACAGCACTGGCAAGGCAAGTAAACTCATTTTATATACTTCACTTATAATTGTAAAATGTACAGCCAAGGGCCCACTCAAGCTCTGAGACTGATCAGATTCATAGTATGTGTTTGTGACACACCTTATAAAAGGAACAAAGGGATGAACGTCTGTGTGGGTTGTAGAGGAGAGTGTGGAGCAGAGAAGGAGAGAAACAGTAAGAGAAATCATACAGCATGATAGCTGAAgctttgctgtgtttgttttgttttattttgaagtgtttctgTGTATGTTTGGTTCaatatttgttccagtgttttgagtgtgttttttgttaattaatacAAGTGCAGTTGTGAGTCTAGAGTTTGCTATTTCTGCCACTGGTCAGCCTTTAACAGTGTTCTATTCATAATTATAGGCTGTTAAAAACTACCAGACCATGGGCACTTCAGTTCTATGAAACCTTTATTAGGCGTTTCTCAGCTaattcagggttctccccaggccttttcagtgGCTGTCGCTGCCcagttgaattattattatttatttcttagcagacgcccttatccagggcgacttacaattgttacaagatatcacattatttcacattatacagattcccattattttacatacattatacagatatcacattattttacatacaattacccatttatacagctgggtttttactggagcaatctaggtaaagtaccttgctcaagggtacaacagcagtgtcccccactggggattgaacccacatccctccgatcaggagtccagagccctaaccactactccacactgctgcctactactccacactactgctacTGCTGAATAAACCCGATCCACCTGTCTTGCAGATGCTCCTGTGCCTTTAACAATTCATTgagcttctagcagactagatcacttgcacgttactgagtgaaaaaaaaatcttgaaaccACATGACTGCTGTGTTACGTCtcgacacaacatttaaccaatcagagagtcgaaggggcgggttttgtgtgttaagcactttgagagttaaaatgactgctaaaaaatagccgattttattttcaaagcaaaaacagtGACAATGAATcggggttttcaaaataagcaggCGATCAACGCAATCTGCCGCCTAATACTAGATTTgcaccggctactttattaaaaaaaaatattaagattattttggggtattatcattcagtccattttttgtcgtattattgtactgtaaggtgacatggtacataatagctatacatatgcacacaaaaacccaaataaacacgtattccttttgttgtgatatcttaaaatatgtacccaggtgcttgagAGAGATATTTGgggttgcaggacgtacagaagagcttacctccatcgctgtgtcacctcctgctggatactgctttacctgatctgctgcagacacatttttagagacatccatttacTTATTTTACAGTGtgtagcattttattattatttatttatttcttagcagacgctcttatccagggtgacttacaattgttacaagatatcacattatacattattcagatatcacattattttacatacaattacacagttgggtttttaatggagcaatctaggtaaagtaccttgctcaagggtacaacagcagtgtcccccactggggattgaacccacaaccttccggtcaagagtccagagccctaaccactactccacactttccctcttagattgcatatagtgacatgacatcatctctgcacagcactgtgtgcatggttTGTTACACGCAGGCACAtggcagagctgtacagttttgttaatgtgttttttttttcgttttttgtatgaaatacaaataattatgaactaatttttatttcttaagaatattgtaaaaatcgcgtcattgggctaatttcacgatttccgcgcagcccgtgaaatcgcgattttcacagggccttagttatgatggtgaccaaacgtgtgtgagtactgttgtgtaaataaaaagaaatggttaaaatgaacagctgcattcaaaaaatgtagaacagcgaaaaacaaaaatagacttaaaacttaacataaagaaagcAATTTAATTGAAGCTCAATAATTacgctaaaaaggaagtgaaaaggtttgtttaaacctacgttatctttccccagtcaaatcgtagcgtgcctaaataagcaggtaatttactgtaataaaaaatgtagaacatggaaaagagcaaccagatacagtcaacgaaagacaacacattcaaattctttgtcgtattataaattaaggcaagtttatttttctgttaaaagtgctcccggctgtAATGTTCTGTCgtccggctgtacagaattcctgggggaGAACCCTGTAATCATTGATTTAAGGAGTGCATGTTAAACACACCAGGTTAGAAtgcaaaattgaataaaatcagTTTTATGGTCAGGAGGCATTCAGGACACATTTTGGCAAAGTGTGTAATGCATCATGTGAAAGAAAACTGTTATTGCACTTTTCAGGTACTGATGTGACATTGGTAAGTCTTGGTAGGAGACAAGAATCAGAAATGGCATCTTctcacattaaagaggaggcccctgAACTGGAACCTGTCctcattaaagaggagagtcctgtgctGGAACCTGTCctcattaaagaggagagtcctgtgctACAACCTGTCCTCATTAAGAAAGAAGTCACAGTGCTGGAACCTGACCACaataaagaggagagtcctgtgctAGAATCATCAGAATGTGAACACCTTTCAGGTAAAGTAAAACAATGACTGAAAGCacgcagagatgaatggcagggtgtattgctctattgaaagcatgcagagatgaatggcagggtgtattgctctattgaaagcatgcagagatgaatggcagggtgtattgctctattgaaagcatgcagagatgaatggcggggtgtattgctctattgaaagcatgcagagatgaatggcagggtgtattgctctattgaaagcatgcagagatgaatggcggggtgtattgctctattgaaagcatgcagagatgaatggcggggtgtattgctctattgaaagcatgcagagatgaatggcggggtggattgctctattgaaagcatgcagagatgaatggcggggtggaTTGCTCTATTGCTGTAACTGCGGCGCAAAATCAAAGGATGGTTTCGgtgcgtctcaggcgcatcaggtccagtttattttcacacgcagaGTGATTTTCAATCACATTGTCACTGCTGCCCTGATCATCTGCTGCTGAACGCTGTTAAAATGTTTGATTAAATGTGGTGATAATGAAAGCGGGCTGACATTAACACTCTAGGAGTTGTTTATGGTTGTGAGGGGAAACCCTCTagaagagtgaatgtgtaagaatgctgtatAATAACCTTTGtcgtcctttctttctttctttagcttctaaattTGATGAAGGAGAGCACGACTCCACTCCATCACCCCAATGCAAAAACTCTAAGTGCAAGAGCAGACAAAACCGCAACTACAAAATTTCAGGAAGATGCTGTCGTTTTAAGGAAGTATGGAAACAGGAGCCAGAGTACCGGAACTGGTTAGCAGAAGTGAACAATTGTGTGCACAGAGCTTTCTGCAAGTATTGTAGGAAATCATTTGATGTTGGAAACATGGGCGTTTCTGCTCTTAAGAGCCACATGCGAGGTCAAGGACACGCTAAAGCAGCAGCACAGTTAGAAAAATATGAACCAATAATAACCAGTTTCTTCACATTCCAAAACAAGGAAACACAGTCGGATCAGCGAAGCAGAACTGCAGCTCCTATTGGCCGTCCATCAGGAGAGGGCATGGATGAAGGAACTAGCACTGTGCCCCATGCATCGTCTTCTGTTTCAAGCTTTGTTCTGAGTGATCGTGTTCTTGAAGCAGAAATTCGATGGGCGGTGAAAGTTGTACTGTCACGTTATTCATTCAACTCCTGCACAGATGTATCAAAGTTATTTTCCAGCATGTTTCCTGATAGTGACATCACGCAGCACTTTTCTTGCAGTGCAACAAAATGCGCTTACTTAGTTTGCTTTGGCTTAGCCCCCTATTTCAAAGAAAGGCTGATAGAAGAAGTCAGACTGTCAAATTGCTATGCTGTTTCATTTAATGTATGCTTAAATGAAGTAACCCAGACAGACCAGGTGGACTTGGTTATTAGTTACTGGAACGAAAAGGATGGAAAAGTAGCCGTGCGCTATTTGGGCTCTGAATTCCTGGGACACACGAGAGCAGAAGAGCTTCTGGAGAGTTTCAAATGGAGTTTGACACCACTAGATCCAAAGAAGTTGTTGCACATGGCCATGGATGGCCCCAGAGTAAACTGGAAGTTCCTGAGAGATCTTGAGGTAGATAGGAAGAAGGAGGACCCAACACTACCAGATCTCATTAACTTGGGAAGCTGTGGCCTCCATGTTGTCCACAGTAGTCTGCAATATGGTGCGAATGAAACCGGATGGATGCTGGGAGAGCTACTTGGAGCACTGTGGCAGCTCTTTCATGACACACCAGCTAGGCGAGATGACTACACTCAAATAACTGGAAGCACACGCTTTCCACTGAAGTTTTGTCCTCACAGATGGGTGGAAGATTTGAAAGTAGCAGAGCGTGCACTTGAACTGTGGCCGAACGTGATTCAGTTCATTGACGGCTACAAGAAGCTGCCCGTCAGCAAAGTGCCAAATTCAGCATCGTATTCCTTGGTGAAGCAAGCAGCAGCTGACCccctttgtgaagcaaaattgcAATTTTTTGCTTCAGTTGCCAGACAACTCAAGCCATTCCTGGAGAAATTTCAGACCAATGCACCCATGCTGCCCTTTCTTGCAGAAGAACTTCAGGCTCTCCTTTCTAGTTTGCTGTCTCGCTTCATAAAGAAAGATGTACTTGGAAAGGGAAACACAGTTATCAAACTCCTCAAGATAGACCCACTGGACAAGACCCTTCACGTGGCGCACAAACGTTTGGATCTCGGCTTTGCTACAAATCGAGCACTGGAACAAGCATCTGAAAAACTGGCCGATGGACTGAGAGGAACGGAGTTCAAGATGGAATGCATCACCTTTCTTGCTTCGACTACAAAAAAGCTTCTCGAAATTAATCCGCTACTGAACCCCATGGTAAGGTACTTGGCTGCCCTTAGTCCTCGATTCATGGTAATGTCAGAGCAGGATGCCACAGCAAAATTTGAAAGACTGTTGCAGATCCTCCTAAATGCTAAATGGCATACTGCTGCACAATGTAAGGAGATACTCGCAGCGTATATGTTGTTCCTAACCGAGATGATCAGAAGTCACAAGACTGAATTCCAGAACTTTGGCCAGAACGATTCAGAACCTTGCAGAGCAGATGAATTCTTTGGCAGGTTCTTCGATGGCAGACCTGAATTCAAGAAACTCTGGGATTTGTTTAAACTCCTTTTGACGCTCTCCCATGGACAAACGGCTGTTGAACAAGGTCACTCTGTCAACAAAGATATGTTCGTTGAAAATCTAAAGGAAAAGACTATTGTTGCACAACATATTGTACGTGATTCTTTGTCCTCTTTAGGAGAAAATCATACAGACTTGGCCATTACAAAGAAACTCCTGCAGCACGTAAAAGCAGCCAAGATGAGGTACGTCCAGTTCTTAGAGGACCAGAAGAAAGCCAAGacagaaacagaaaaggaaagaaagagaaagaaaatacaaGATGAAATTGCAGGCGTACAGAAGAAGAGACGGAAGGTCTTGAAAATCATTAGTACCATGCAGAAAGTAGCTGATGAAATGGCTGAGCTTGCTGAAAAGAAACATGACTTTACTCTTCTTACCAAATCAAATGCTTACAGAAAAAgtgcaaaagaaaaatcaaatgaaaccgcTGAACTGGACGCCAAGCTTTCAGAGCTAAAGGACAAGGCTAAATATTTTGATTAGTTtataagttattatttattattttttactcacTGTAATTTCATTTAGAATTTTAATTATGCTCTCCGCATGAACCACTACGGGGACAAAACACTTAGTTTGCCTCCTTGTCAGGAAGGATGGCGTTGCTTTGAAGAACAAGATAAGCCttatctgcttttatttatttatttttttaatagtagcATAAACTTATTGGCCT
Coding sequences within:
- the LOC117407671 gene encoding uncharacterized protein LOC117407671 isoform X1, with the translated sequence MFLVKVTVLNVKRKPPYRLKKETTTTYADCREIQRQRGLIASLKHWSIMPFSMKRQRKQQRKYYLNRLQKARMNQLHSKEVSEMEAAHISPELPIRWVVSADRTVEIKEEVTELGCDQANERILQEETPPSSITERGTDVTLVSLGRRQESEMASSHIKEEAPELEPVLIKEESPVLEPVLIKEESPVLQPVLIKKEVTVLEPDHNKEESPVLESSECEHLSASKFDEGEHDSTPSPQCKNSKCKSRQNRNYKISGRCCRFKEVWKQEPEYRNWLAEVNNCVHRAFCKYCRKSFDVGNMGVSALKSHMRGQGHAKAAAQLEKYEPIITSFFTFQNKETQSDQRSRTAAPIGRPSGEGMDEGTSTVPHASSSVSSFVLSDRVLEAEIRWAVKVVLSRYSFNSCTDVSKLFSSMFPDSDITQHFSCSATKCAYLVCFGLAPYFKERLIEEVRLSNCYAVSFNVCLNEVTQTDQVDLVISYWNEKDGKVAVRYLGSEFLGHTRAEELLESFKWSLTPLDPKKLLHMAMDGPRVNWKFLRDLEVDRKKEDPTLPDLINLGSCGLHVVHSSLQYGANETGWMLGELLGALWQLFHDTPARRDDYTQITGSTRFPLKFCPHRWVEDLKVAERALELWPNVIQFIDGYKKLPVSKVPNSASYSLVKQAAADPLCEAKLQFFASVARQLKPFLEKFQTNAPMLPFLAEELQALLSSLLSRFIKKDVLGKGNTVIKLLKIDPLDKTLHVAHKRLDLGFATNRALEQASEKLADGLRGTEFKMECITFLASTTKKLLEINPLLNPMVRYLAALSPRFMVMSEQDATAKFERLLQILLNAKWHTAAQCKEILAAYMLFLTEMIRSHKTEFQNFGQNDSEPCRADEFFGRFFDGRPEFKKLWDLFKLLLTLSHGQTAVEQGHSVNKDMFVENLKEKTIVAQHIVRDSLSSLGENHTDLAITKKLLQHVKAAKMRYVQFLEDQKKAKTETEKERKRKKIQDEIAGVQKKRRKVLKIISTMQKVADEMAELAEKKHDFTLLTKSNAYRKSAKEKSNETAELDAKLSELKDKAKYFD
- the LOC117407671 gene encoding uncharacterized protein LOC117407671 isoform X2, which codes for MPFSMKRQRKQQRKYYLNRLQKARMNQLHSKEVSEMEAAHISPELPIRWVVSADRTVEIKEEVTELGCDQANERILQEETPPSSITERGTDVTLVSLGRRQESEMASSHIKEEAPELEPVLIKEESPVLEPVLIKEESPVLQPVLIKKEVTVLEPDHNKEESPVLESSECEHLSASKFDEGEHDSTPSPQCKNSKCKSRQNRNYKISGRCCRFKEVWKQEPEYRNWLAEVNNCVHRAFCKYCRKSFDVGNMGVSALKSHMRGQGHAKAAAQLEKYEPIITSFFTFQNKETQSDQRSRTAAPIGRPSGEGMDEGTSTVPHASSSVSSFVLSDRVLEAEIRWAVKVVLSRYSFNSCTDVSKLFSSMFPDSDITQHFSCSATKCAYLVCFGLAPYFKERLIEEVRLSNCYAVSFNVCLNEVTQTDQVDLVISYWNEKDGKVAVRYLGSEFLGHTRAEELLESFKWSLTPLDPKKLLHMAMDGPRVNWKFLRDLEVDRKKEDPTLPDLINLGSCGLHVVHSSLQYGANETGWMLGELLGALWQLFHDTPARRDDYTQITGSTRFPLKFCPHRWVEDLKVAERALELWPNVIQFIDGYKKLPVSKVPNSASYSLVKQAAADPLCEAKLQFFASVARQLKPFLEKFQTNAPMLPFLAEELQALLSSLLSRFIKKDVLGKGNTVIKLLKIDPLDKTLHVAHKRLDLGFATNRALEQASEKLADGLRGTEFKMECITFLASTTKKLLEINPLLNPMVRYLAALSPRFMVMSEQDATAKFERLLQILLNAKWHTAAQCKEILAAYMLFLTEMIRSHKTEFQNFGQNDSEPCRADEFFGRFFDGRPEFKKLWDLFKLLLTLSHGQTAVEQGHSVNKDMFVENLKEKTIVAQHIVRDSLSSLGENHTDLAITKKLLQHVKAAKMRYVQFLEDQKKAKTETEKERKRKKIQDEIAGVQKKRRKVLKIISTMQKVADEMAELAEKKHDFTLLTKSNAYRKSAKEKSNETAELDAKLSELKDKAKYFD
- the LOC117407671 gene encoding uncharacterized protein LOC117407671 isoform X3, coding for MNQLHSKEVSEMEAAHISPELPIRWVVSADRTVEIKEEVTELGCDQANERILQEETPPSSITERGTDVTLVSLGRRQESEMASSHIKEEAPELEPVLIKEESPVLEPVLIKEESPVLQPVLIKKEVTVLEPDHNKEESPVLESSECEHLSASKFDEGEHDSTPSPQCKNSKCKSRQNRNYKISGRCCRFKEVWKQEPEYRNWLAEVNNCVHRAFCKYCRKSFDVGNMGVSALKSHMRGQGHAKAAAQLEKYEPIITSFFTFQNKETQSDQRSRTAAPIGRPSGEGMDEGTSTVPHASSSVSSFVLSDRVLEAEIRWAVKVVLSRYSFNSCTDVSKLFSSMFPDSDITQHFSCSATKCAYLVCFGLAPYFKERLIEEVRLSNCYAVSFNVCLNEVTQTDQVDLVISYWNEKDGKVAVRYLGSEFLGHTRAEELLESFKWSLTPLDPKKLLHMAMDGPRVNWKFLRDLEVDRKKEDPTLPDLINLGSCGLHVVHSSLQYGANETGWMLGELLGALWQLFHDTPARRDDYTQITGSTRFPLKFCPHRWVEDLKVAERALELWPNVIQFIDGYKKLPVSKVPNSASYSLVKQAAADPLCEAKLQFFASVARQLKPFLEKFQTNAPMLPFLAEELQALLSSLLSRFIKKDVLGKGNTVIKLLKIDPLDKTLHVAHKRLDLGFATNRALEQASEKLADGLRGTEFKMECITFLASTTKKLLEINPLLNPMVRYLAALSPRFMVMSEQDATAKFERLLQILLNAKWHTAAQCKEILAAYMLFLTEMIRSHKTEFQNFGQNDSEPCRADEFFGRFFDGRPEFKKLWDLFKLLLTLSHGQTAVEQGHSVNKDMFVENLKEKTIVAQHIVRDSLSSLGENHTDLAITKKLLQHVKAAKMRYVQFLEDQKKAKTETEKERKRKKIQDEIAGVQKKRRKVLKIISTMQKVADEMAELAEKKHDFTLLTKSNAYRKSAKEKSNETAELDAKLSELKDKAKYFD